From Lagopus muta isolate bLagMut1 chromosome 15, bLagMut1 primary, whole genome shotgun sequence, the proteins below share one genomic window:
- the CHST12 gene encoding carbohydrate sulfotransferase 12, with the protein MGRPAIVVAVRMTKARLLRLSVVLVSIFMILLIIVYWDNVGTAHFYLHTSFSRPHSPESIPGITAGGDWEALPEVDEFLAKLLSSSLKQNSSTSRKTEQLLVQGSNKPVVSNLEENIRGYDWSTHNARNSLDQEKLQIERQRTLREFCANSSFAFPTKERSFDDIPNYELNHLIVDDRHGIIYCYVPKVACTNWKRVMIVLSESLLDQGVPYRNPLDIPREHVHNTSTHLTFNKFWRRYGKFSRHLMKIKLKKYTKFLFVRDPFVRLISAFRSKFELENEEFYRRFAIPMLKLYSNHTNLPTSVSEAFGAGLKVSFSDFIQYLLDPRTEKMAPFNEHWRQVYRLCHPCQIDYDFIGKLETLDEDAAYLLQLLKVDRLLRFPPSYRNRTASSWEDDWFAKIPLAWRQQLYKLYEADFVLFGYPKPENLLKD; encoded by the coding sequence ATGGGAAGGCCAGCTATTGTGGTAGCTGTCAGGATGACCAAAGCACGGCTCCTCCGTCTCTCTGTGGTGCTGGTCTCCATCTTCATGATCCTCCTGATCATCGTCTACTGGGACAACGTGGGAACAGCTCACTTCTACCTGCACACGTCCTTTTCCAGGCCTCATTCCCCAGAGTCCATCCCCGGTATCACTGCAGGTGGGGACTGGGAAGCCTTGCCAGAGGTGGATGAGTTTTTAGCAAAGCTGCTTAGTTCAAGCCTGAAACAGAACAGCTCTACTTCCCGAaagacagagcagctgctcGTCCAGGGCTCCAACAAGCCTGTGGTGAGCAATTTGGAGGAGAACATACGGGGCTATGACTGGTCGACGCACAATGCCAGAAACAGCTTGGACCAAGAGAAGCTGCAGATAGAGAGGCAGAGAACGCTGCGGGAGTTTTGTGCCAATTCCAGCTTTGCCTTCCCCACCAAGGAGCGCTCCTTTGATGACATCCCAAACTATGAGCTCAACCATCTGATTGTGGATGACCGCCACGGCATCATCTACTGCTACGTCCCCAAGGTTGCCTGCACCAACTGGAAACGGGTGATGATTGTGCTGAGTGAGAGCCTGCTGGACCAAGGAGTCCCATACCGGAACCCCCTGGACATCCCACGGGAGCACGTCCACAATACCAGCACCCACTTGACTTTCAACAAATTCTGGCGTCGATACGGGAAATTCTCCCGGCATCTCATGAAGAtcaaactgaagaaatacaCAAAGTTCCTCTTCGTGAGGGACCCTTTTGTCCGCCTCATCTCTGCCTTTCGCAGCAAATTTGAGCTGGAGAACGAGGAGTTCTACCGGCGTTTTGCCATCCCCATGCTAAAGCTGTACTCCAACCATACCAACCTTCCCACCTCTGTTAGCGAGGCCTTCGGGGCCGGCCTCAAAGTCTCCTTTTCGGACTTCATCCAGTACTTACTGGATCCCAGGACAGAGAAGATGGCCCCTTTCAACGAGCACTGGCGGCAGGTGTACCGGCTGTGCCACCCGTGCCAGATAGACTATGATTTCATCGGGAAGCTGGAGACGCTGGATGAGGACGCTGCTTATCTCTTGCAGCTTCTCAAGGTGGACAGGCTGCTCCGCTTCCCCCCCAGCTACCGGAACAggactgccagcagctgggaggatGACTGGTTTGCTAAAATCCCCCTGGCTtggaggcagcagctctacAAGCTGTATGAGGCAGACTTTGTGCTCTTTGGCTACCCCAAGCCGGAAAACTTGCTTAAAGACTAA